From a single Poecilia reticulata strain Guanapo linkage group LG2, Guppy_female_1.0+MT, whole genome shotgun sequence genomic region:
- the LOC103460829 gene encoding C-X-C chemokine receptor type 4 — protein sequence MGEDDYTFEYSDNNTYNISEEFAELDLFIPEPCGQLLSSNFNKVFLPTVYGIIFILGIVGNGLVIAVMGYQKKVKTMTDKYRVHLSVADLLFVLTLPFWAVDAAKTWYFGGFLCVSVHVIYTLNLYSSVLILAFISLDRYLAIVHATNSQAKRKLLANKVIYVAVWLPAAILTVPDLVFARVQDVKSSNYLFVEESMESADSRTICQRIYPGASSLIWTVVFRFQHILVGFVLPGLVILVCYCIIISKLSQGAKGQVLKKKALKTTVILIICFFGCWLPYCTGIFLDTLIMLDVVRSSCQLQQAVETWISITEALAYFHCCLNPILYAFLGVKFNKTARSTLTNSSKSSQKVTLMAKKRGQISSVSTESESSSVLSS from the exons ATGGGAGAG gaCGACTATACATTTGAGTATTCTGATAACAACACCTACAACATCTCCGAGGAGTTTGCAGAGCTTGATCTATTCATCCCGGAGCCATGTGGTCAGTTACTCAGCAGCAACTTCAACAAGGTCTTCCTCCCAACGGTTTATGGAATAATATTCATCCTCGGGATTGTCGGCAATGGACTGGTCATTGCCGTCATGGGCTACCAGAAGAAGGTCAAAACGATGACAGACAAGTACCGGGTCCACCTCTCTGTGGCTGACCTCCTGTTCGTCCTCACGCTGCCCTTCTGGGCCGTGGACGCAGCCAAGACGTGGTACTTTGGAGGCTTCCTCTGCGTTTCAGTGCACGTGATCTACACGCTGAACCTGTACAGCAGCGTCCTGATCCTGGCCTTCATCAGCTTGGACAGGTACTTGGCGATTGTCCATGCCACCAACAGCCAGGCCAAAAGGAAGCTGCTGGCCAACAAAGTGATCTACGTTGCAGTGTGGCTGCCGGCTGCCATCCTAACCGTGCCTGACCTGGTGTTTGCCCGGGTCCAGGATGTAAAGTCTTCCAACTACTTGTTCGTGGAGGAAAGCATGGAGAGCGCCGATTCCAGAACTATCTGTCAGCGCATCTACCCTGGGGCAAGCAGCCTGATTTGGACGGTGGTTTTCCGCTTCCAGCACATCCTGGTGGGCTTCGTCCTGCCCGGACTGGTCATCCTCGTCTGCTACTGCATCATCATCTCCAAGCTCTCCCAAGGCGCCAAGGGCCAGGTGCTGAAGAAGAAAGCTCTGAAGACCACAGTGATCCTCATCATTTGCTTCTTTGGATGCTGGCTGCCCTACTGCACCGGCATCTTTTTGGACACCCTTATCATGCTGGACGTCGTGCGCTCTTCCTGTCAGCTGCAGCAGGCGGTGGAGACGTGGATCTCCATCACCGAAGCATTGGCCTACTTCCACTGCTGCCTTAACCCCATCCTGTATGCCTTCCTGGGGGTGAAGTTCAATAAAACCGCCAGGAGCACGCTCACAAATAGCAGCAAATCAAGCCAGAAAGTGACTCTCATGGCCAAAAAGCGCGGGCAGATTTCTTCTGTGTCCACAGAGTCTGAGTCTTCCAGCGTTTTATCGAGTTAA